A genomic segment from Amia ocellicauda isolate fAmiCal2 chromosome 13, fAmiCal2.hap1, whole genome shotgun sequence encodes:
- the haus3 gene encoding HAUS augmin-like complex subunit 3 isoform X2, which produces MNDGSQFVETLKKLNYPKASELKGEDFDWLFESPEHRCFLRWFCSSVNKENVLSEEEVTAFQALRELGKPILDEAALVDVLKTCQSEEPRRDLAFLEELGVEQLEEELQALRREKKRKMQRLRRLQVMTTASADTALRLTSQEKEASVALRETVEALGAENAKTNHDLQILEEEVKKLTTFFSPGAEQEAGTQSQPPVFLSQLPLETYLHQEELNTKALTSFTQKQFFQGISDLVESSNEENFRLLDLSSSSAGREDGQVQQGHRKEMARLQCAHSMAQYQLIQATAQEHSIRAGLQWIDANASTKLSGSVQDLEVRAARLRKELEAVQSQVQTLQSEQLPAAVRESAQLLNVPVVRGDIDLQIARQDYYTSRQDEVCCHLLRQKASFDLLQLGYELELKQDKELHKQLEDLVQHLESRCNNLSRRLETFSSPELAVSVQPRSIIHSKDTVLCRLYQALEGKATQEQPFRTYEGLQQAALALQQELQSVREAIASAEQEQAYSMAKMEADSDVLRSTNYCGLKQLVLTPQELGERLLHLEAQLNKLNQLMQEIGNDIRTKKSILERKKLLRKERKLYDYFFQDEDYLKSTIRDLEDKVRAVTIGQAD; this is translated from the exons ATGAACGACGGGAGTCAGTTTGTGGAGACCCTGAAGAAGCTGAACTACCCCAAGGCCTCCGAGCTGAAGGGGGAGGATTTCGACTGGCTCTTCGAGTCCCCTGAGCACAGGTGCTTCCTGCGCTGGTTCTGCAGCAGCGTGAACAAGGAGAACGTCTTGAGTGAGGAGGAGGTGACGGCTTTCCAGGCACTCAGGGAATTAGGCAAACCTATCCTGGATGAGGCTGCGCTGGTGGATGTGCTGAAGACCTGCCAGAGTGAGGAGCCCCGCAGGGACCTGGCCTTTCTGGAGGAGCTGGGGGTGgagcagctggaggaggagctgcaggCGCTGCGCAgggagaagaagaggaagatgcAGAGGCTCAGGAGGCTGCAGGTGATGACCACAGCCAGTGCTGACACTGCCCTCCGGCTCACCTCTCAGGAGAAGGAGGCCTCTGTGGCACTCAGGGAGACTGTGGAGGCCTTGGGGGCAGAGAATGCCAAGACCAACCATGACCTGCAGATCCTTGAGGAAGAGGTGAAGAAGCTGACAACCTTCTTCTCCCCTGGTGCTGAGCAGGAGGCTGGaacacagagccagccacctGTCTTCCTCTCCCAGCTGCCTCTGGAGACCTATTTGCATCAGGAGGAGCTCAACACCAAGGCTCTGACCTCATTCACACAGAAGCAGTTCTTCCAGGGCATCTCAGACCTGGTGGAGAGCTCCAACGAGGAGAACTTCCGGCTCTTGGACCTCAGCAGCAGCTCGGCTGGCAGAGAGGACGGTCAGGTTCAGCAGGGCCACAGGAAGGAGATGGCCAGGCTGCAGTGTGCCCACAGCATGGCCCAGTACCAGCTGATCCAGGCCACAGCCCAAGAGCACAGCATCAGGGCTGGACTGCAGTGGATTGACGCCAACGCCAGTACAAAG TTGAGCGGCTCAGTGCAGGATCTGGAGGTGCGAGCTGCCAGGCTCAGGAAGGAGCTTGAGGCTGTGCAGAGCCAGGTGCAGACTTTGCAGAGTGAGCAGCTACCAGCTGCAGTCCGGGAGAGCGCCCAGCTCCTCAACGTGCCCGTGGTCAGAGGAGACATTGACCTGCAGATCGCCCGGCAGGACTATTACACCTCCAGGCAGGACGAGGTGTGCTGCCACCTGCTGAGGCAGAAGGCCTCCTTTGACCTGCTGCAGCTGGGCTACGAGCTGGAACTCAAGCAGGACAAGGAGCTCCACAAACAGCTGGAAGACCTGGTCCAGCACCTGGAGAGTAGGTGCAATAACCTCTCTCGGCGCTTAGAGACCTTCTCCAGCCCAGAGCTGGCTGTTAGTGTGCAGCCCCGCAGCATAATTCACTCCAAGGACACAGTTCTCTGCAG GCTGTACCAGGCTCTGGAGGGGAAGGCGACGCAGGAGCAGCCTTTCAGGACGTATGAGGGTCTGCAGCAGGCCGCCCTGGCTCTACAGCAGGAGCTCCAGTCTGTGAGGGAGGCCATCGCCAGTGCTGAGCAGGAGCAGGCTTACAGCATGGCCAAGATGGAGGCCGACTCGGATGTGCTACGCAGCACAAACTACTGTGGGCTAAAGCAGCTGGTGCTTACTCCACAG GAGCTGGGAGAGAGACTGCTGCACCTGGAGGCCCAGCTGAATAAGCTCAATCAGCTCATGCAGGAAATCGGCAATGACATCAGGACTAAGAAGAGCATCCTGGAACGCAAGAAGCTCCTGCGCAAGGAGCGCAAGCTTTACGACTACTTCTTCCAGGACGAGGATTACCTCAAGAGCACTATCAGAGATCTGGAGGATAAGGTCAGGGCTGTCACCATTGGCCAGGCAGACTGA
- the haus3 gene encoding HAUS augmin-like complex subunit 3 isoform X1, with product MNDGSQFVETLKKLNYPKASELKGEDFDWLFESPEHRCFLRWFCSSVNKENVLSEEEVTAFQALRELGKPILDEAALVDVLKTCQSEEPRRDLAFLEELGVEQLEEELQALRREKKRKMQRLRRLQVMTTASADTALRLTSQEKEASVALRETVEALGAENAKTNHDLQILEEEVKKLTTFFSPGAEQEAGTQSQPPVFLSQLPLETYLHQEELNTKALTSFTQKQFFQGISDLVESSNEENFRLLDLSSSSAGREDGQVQQGHRKEMARLQCAHSMAQYQLIQATAQEHSIRAGLQWIDANASTKLSGSVQDLEVRAARLRKELEAVQSQVQTLQSEQLPAAVRESAQLLNVPVVRGDIDLQIARQDYYTSRQDEVCCHLLRQKASFDLLQLGYELELKQDKELHKQLEDLVQHLESRCNNLSRRLETFSSPELAVSVQPRSIIHSKDTVLCRLYQALEGKATQEQPFRTYEGLQQAALALQQELQSVREAIASAEQEQAYSMAKMEADSDVLRSTNYCGLKQLVLTPQVCANTGEHFTNSQELGERLLHLEAQLNKLNQLMQEIGNDIRTKKSILERKKLLRKERKLYDYFFQDEDYLKSTIRDLEDKVRAVTIGQAD from the exons ATGAACGACGGGAGTCAGTTTGTGGAGACCCTGAAGAAGCTGAACTACCCCAAGGCCTCCGAGCTGAAGGGGGAGGATTTCGACTGGCTCTTCGAGTCCCCTGAGCACAGGTGCTTCCTGCGCTGGTTCTGCAGCAGCGTGAACAAGGAGAACGTCTTGAGTGAGGAGGAGGTGACGGCTTTCCAGGCACTCAGGGAATTAGGCAAACCTATCCTGGATGAGGCTGCGCTGGTGGATGTGCTGAAGACCTGCCAGAGTGAGGAGCCCCGCAGGGACCTGGCCTTTCTGGAGGAGCTGGGGGTGgagcagctggaggaggagctgcaggCGCTGCGCAgggagaagaagaggaagatgcAGAGGCTCAGGAGGCTGCAGGTGATGACCACAGCCAGTGCTGACACTGCCCTCCGGCTCACCTCTCAGGAGAAGGAGGCCTCTGTGGCACTCAGGGAGACTGTGGAGGCCTTGGGGGCAGAGAATGCCAAGACCAACCATGACCTGCAGATCCTTGAGGAAGAGGTGAAGAAGCTGACAACCTTCTTCTCCCCTGGTGCTGAGCAGGAGGCTGGaacacagagccagccacctGTCTTCCTCTCCCAGCTGCCTCTGGAGACCTATTTGCATCAGGAGGAGCTCAACACCAAGGCTCTGACCTCATTCACACAGAAGCAGTTCTTCCAGGGCATCTCAGACCTGGTGGAGAGCTCCAACGAGGAGAACTTCCGGCTCTTGGACCTCAGCAGCAGCTCGGCTGGCAGAGAGGACGGTCAGGTTCAGCAGGGCCACAGGAAGGAGATGGCCAGGCTGCAGTGTGCCCACAGCATGGCCCAGTACCAGCTGATCCAGGCCACAGCCCAAGAGCACAGCATCAGGGCTGGACTGCAGTGGATTGACGCCAACGCCAGTACAAAG TTGAGCGGCTCAGTGCAGGATCTGGAGGTGCGAGCTGCCAGGCTCAGGAAGGAGCTTGAGGCTGTGCAGAGCCAGGTGCAGACTTTGCAGAGTGAGCAGCTACCAGCTGCAGTCCGGGAGAGCGCCCAGCTCCTCAACGTGCCCGTGGTCAGAGGAGACATTGACCTGCAGATCGCCCGGCAGGACTATTACACCTCCAGGCAGGACGAGGTGTGCTGCCACCTGCTGAGGCAGAAGGCCTCCTTTGACCTGCTGCAGCTGGGCTACGAGCTGGAACTCAAGCAGGACAAGGAGCTCCACAAACAGCTGGAAGACCTGGTCCAGCACCTGGAGAGTAGGTGCAATAACCTCTCTCGGCGCTTAGAGACCTTCTCCAGCCCAGAGCTGGCTGTTAGTGTGCAGCCCCGCAGCATAATTCACTCCAAGGACACAGTTCTCTGCAG GCTGTACCAGGCTCTGGAGGGGAAGGCGACGCAGGAGCAGCCTTTCAGGACGTATGAGGGTCTGCAGCAGGCCGCCCTGGCTCTACAGCAGGAGCTCCAGTCTGTGAGGGAGGCCATCGCCAGTGCTGAGCAGGAGCAGGCTTACAGCATGGCCAAGATGGAGGCCGACTCGGATGTGCTACGCAGCACAAACTACTGTGGGCTAAAGCAGCTGGTGCTTACTCCACAGGTATGTGCCAACACAGGGGAGCACTTCACAAACTCGCAG GAGCTGGGAGAGAGACTGCTGCACCTGGAGGCCCAGCTGAATAAGCTCAATCAGCTCATGCAGGAAATCGGCAATGACATCAGGACTAAGAAGAGCATCCTGGAACGCAAGAAGCTCCTGCGCAAGGAGCGCAAGCTTTACGACTACTTCTTCCAGGACGAGGATTACCTCAAGAGCACTATCAGAGATCTGGAGGATAAGGTCAGGGCTGTCACCATTGGCCAGGCAGACTGA